One Littorina saxatilis isolate snail1 linkage group LG1, US_GU_Lsax_2.0, whole genome shotgun sequence genomic window carries:
- the LOC138974844 gene encoding large ribosomal subunit protein mL38-like: MAVTARVACVAARKALLQGRGAIAVQPHRSRHKTIYRGKWPEEARTFQQRLDEINAKDPELDRLVNIGFPVASHADSDVSERKKQREWVKSRGKLEYAARHKELRLDLGEVKAKWLEEVGPHHVRSIAEHYSVYSDLFGTAFFYNTMPMSVCYDYDDEFVTPVYYGNRIPPSEAAVPPFVDYESDPDTLWTLVMSSPDADLQHNDKECLHWLVTNIPGSDVESGETLCDYLQPFPVRGAGYLRYIFLLYKQNKRIDFTSHKRSPNCKSLTERTFSTLDFYRQHQDDITPASVCFFQSQWDSSVKSIFHDVLGMKEPSFEFIRPPNYHPKQKRYPIKQPFNLYLDRYRDAKDIQEEVLKERLKRVDPFSPPASTAAYPNIYRLPHSVPTWMRLRIKNMRLGKHQWKDMNPDP; this comes from the exons ATGGCTGTGACCGCTAGAGTTGCGTGTGTTGCAGCGAGGAAAGCTTTGCTCCAGGGCCGAGGAGCCATCGCGGTTCAACCGCATAGGTCACGACATAAGACTATTTATCGCGGAAAATGGCCCGAAGAAGCTAGGACGTTTCAACAGCGTCTTGACG AAATCAATGCCAAAGATCCTGAGCTTGACCGTCTGGTGAATATTGGCTTTCCAGTAGCCAGCCATGCAGATTCTGATGTTTCAGAGCGTAAAAAACAGCGGGAATGGGTGAAATCAAGAGGGAAGCTGGAGTATGCTGCAAGGCACAAGGAGT TAAGATTAGATCTCGGAGAGGTGAAGGCAAAGTGGCTTGAGGAGGTTGGCCCACACCATGTGCGAAGTATAGCTGAGCATTACAGTGTCTACAGCGACCTCTTCGGCACAGCGTTCTTCTACAACACCATGCCCATGTCTGTCTGCTATGACTATGATGACGAGTTTGTCACACCTGTTTACTATGGTAACAGAATCCCCCCTTCTGAG GCAGCAGTTCCGCCCTTCGTGGACTACGAGAGTGACCCCGACACACTGTGGACACTGGTCATGTCCAGCCCTGACGCTGACCTGCAGCACAACGACAAAGAATGTCTCCACTGGCTCGT GACCAACATTCCAGGGTCAGATGTTGAGAGTGGGGAGACCCTGTGTGACTACCTCCAGCCCTTCCCAGTGAGAGGTGCGGGCTATCTGCGATACATCTTTCTTCTCTACAAACAGAACAAAAGGATTGACTTTACCTCACACAAAAGATCTCCAAACTG TAAATCCTTGACAGAGCGGACATTCAGCACTCTAGATTTCTACCGCCAGCATCAAGATGACATCACTCCAGCCAGCGTCTGCTTCTTTCAGAGCCAGTGGGACAGCTCTGTCAAGTCCATCTTCCATGACGTGCTGG GGATGAAAGAGCCATCATTTGAATTCATCCGTCCACCCAACTATCACCCGAAGCAGAAACGCTACCCAATCAAGCAGCCCTTCAATCT GTACTTGGACCGTTACAGAGACGCAAAAGACATACAGGAAGAAGTGCTAAAAGAGAGATTAAAACGTGTAGATCCGTTTAGCCCACCCGCTTCAACTGCTGCATACCCCAACATCTATCGCCTCCCTCATTCAGTGCCCACTTGGATGAGGTTGCGCATCAAGAACATGCGCCTGGGCAAGCACCAGTGGAAAGACATGAATCCTGACCCTTGA
- the LOC138974858 gene encoding FAST kinase domain-containing protein 1, mitochondrial-like, protein MYRYLMRQPFAQAVTVSVVRSGGRNRTAVDARHYFMGRNSARGKSGISYSQWHFWRKAVSARDHLHPPFQVSTALLTTRSAAETSQAPESVNDVFERYSALLGAGNFRPESFIDFATSLCSAVYTGLSWLPWLHSDNRIIAFMQILMNDRNKDLLREPLYGHKHFQNIYDHIDRNVDHIPKQDCPSILLALLYSGLEKEDHLVIKLLGECYDAASMLNMHQLRDLTHVFQCLGGRDFALAEKIVCRMEEMLHPPTCEFQFEITDLCASNPVIAVYMSKGLLEKCVSAMLYKVQEKSPDLDVVTIGCCFRYARKMAFRVERENLTEIKVLGKAALDTFTNFEQFESYNIAEICHNAKRLGYYSGDVVEKMQKRSWELLRDEKSKVEIGDVTNLLFAFSRDLPSQEKKEIGQLLMKHLDDADVLTLSNIADNMLELGLNDPDLVALFQWKVMQNIDNISQYITRLVKVLRLLRERLEYDTVFNQQMCEILLKLLDRRQGYDPTFVVVVSQFVLPNVRTIVPAVLLECLLNVIPRCSLSLMLLVLNGMQKMKGPWSRSLHNQILEIRTRIQQNAGELIENAVHANQLAQLVKGLHIKSQNRDFLLLDRMMDHYPKLTKTMSRQDYLKTVHIFKRLSHPYYHPEVFEDLITFAKENYPRINFFGVLDLVDVLANAAYRPENFADFSAFAVQVLKDAMEEENYIGQITMANHLTVMQIFPDNALGHIFTFDYLEEVDGIIEDEPDRRTFLKNLMMQLNRSVILECPHLDVPWFHEQYCREKAHVSNRKEFQRNVLFVDDVQSALQEVLRGLKFLGHNVYSPYFHPIDFEIVLDAEGQPVPNSAMRLLNPEEFGYQRVAVMLIANQQLCANSHRRRGQYLRDRRHLEMLGYRVEEICRYDWNSMALSDWGAKVNFVRNKIFPRSKKSGAKEQEAPTIFTSESSAMHPYWR, encoded by the exons ATGTACAGATATCTGATGCGACAGCCTTTTGCTCAGGCAGTGACAGTTTCAGTGGTCAGATCAGGGGGAAGGAACAGAACTGCTGTTGATGCAAGGCATTACTTTATGGGGAGAAACTCGGCAAGGGGAAAGTCAGGAATCTCATACAGCCAGTGGCATTTCTGGAGAAAAGCTGTGTCAGCCAGAGACCACTTGCACCCTCCATTCCAGGTTTCAACAGCTCTCCTAACAACCAGGAGTGCTGCAGAAACAAGTCAAGCACCAGAGAGTGTCAATGATGTATTTGAGCGTTACAGTGCGCTTTTGGGAGCTGGCAATTTTAGACCAGAGTCTTTCATTGATTTTGCGACAAGCTTGTGTTCAGCTGTGTATACAGGCTTGAGCTGGTTACCATGGCTGCACAGTGACAACAGAATCATAGCCTTTATGCAAATCTTGATGAACGACAGAAATAAAGACCTTCTCAGGGAGCCTCTGTATGGCCACAAACACTTTCAAAATATATACGATCACATTGACCGCAATGTGGATCATATTCCAAAGCAAGACTGTCCGTCCATCCTGCTGGCTTTGTTGTACAGTGGTTTGGAGAAGGAGGACCACCTTGTGATCAAGTTGCTGGGTGAATGCTATGACGCTGCTTCCATGTTAAACATGCACCAGCTTAGAGACTTGACCCATGTCTTTCAGTGTCTGGGAGGCAGAGACTTTGCTCTGGCAGAAAAAATAGTGTGCAGAATGGAGGAGATGTTGCACCCCCCAACGTGTGAATTTCAGTTTGAGATCACGGATTTATGTGCTTCTAACCCTGTCATCGCTGTGTACATGAGCAAAGGATTGTTAGAAAAATGTGTCTCTGCCATGCTGTACAAAGTTCAAGAAAAATCACCAGACCTTGATGTCGTCACCATTGGATGTTGCTTTCGTTACGCTCGCAAAATGGCCTTTCGCGTTGAACGTGAAAATCTGACTGAGATCAAGGTGCTTGGAAAGGCAGCATTGGACACATTCACAAACTTTGAGCAGTTCGAGAGCTACAACATAGCAGAGATCTGCCACAATGCGAAGCGCCTGGGATACTACAGTGGCGATGTTGTTGAGAAGATGCAGAAACGAAGCTGGGAGCTACTGAGAGATGAGAAAAGCAAGGTGGAAATTGGAGATGTCACCAATCTCTTGTTTGCCTTTTCTCGAGATCTTCCTAGTCAAGAGAAGAAG GAAATCGGTCAGTTGCTGATGAAACATTTAGACGATGCCGACGTGCTGACGCTGTCCAACATTGCTGACAACATGCTGGAGCTGGGTCTCAATGACCCTGACCTTGTGGCCTTGTTCCAGTGGAAGGTCATGCAAAACATTGACAACATTTCACAGTACATCACAAGACTTGTTAAG GTTCTACGGCTGCTGAGAGAGAGGCTGGAGTACGACACAGTCTTCAACCAACAGATGTGTGAGATTCTTCTCAAACTGCTGGACCGGCGCCAAGGTTACGACCCAAcctttgtggtggtggtgtcccAGTTTGTTCTGCCCAACGTTCGAACCATCGTGCCGGCAGTGTTGCTGGAGTGTCTGCTGAACGTCATTCCAAGGTGCAGCCTGTCACTGATGCTGCTAGTGCTGAACGGCATGCAGAAAATGAAGGGACCTTGGTCAAGGTCATTGCACAATCAG ATTCTGGAAATAAGGACTAGGATACAACAGAATGCTGGTGAGCTGATTGAGAATGCAGTGCACGCCAACCAACTGGCTCAGCTGGTGAAG GGCCTGCACATCAAGTCTCAGAACCGAGACTTTCTGCTGCTGGATCGCATGATGGATCACTACCCAAAGCTGACCAAGACCATGTCTCGACAGGACTACCTCAAGACTGTGCACATCTTCAAGCGACTATCACACCCCTACTACCACCCTGAGGTCTTTGAG gATCTGATTACCTTTGCCAAGGAGAATTATCCCAGGATCAACTTCTTTGGTGTTCTTGACCTAGTCGACGTTCTGGCCAATGCAGCGTACCGCCCAGAAAACTTTGCTGACTTCTCAGCATTTGCTGTGCAG gTACTGAAGGATGCGATGGAGGAGGAGAACTACATTGGTCAGATCACCATGGCAAACCACCTGACCGTCATGCAGATCTTCCCAGACAACGCCCTGGGTCACATCTTCACCTTCGACTACCTGGAGGAGGTGGATGGCATCATTGAAG ATGAACCAGACCGGCGCACGTTCCTGAAGAACCTGATGATGCAGCTGAACCGCAGCGTGATCCTGGAGTGCCCCCACCTGGATGTGCCGTGGTTCCATGAGCAGTACTGCAGGGAAAAGGCCCATGTATCGAACAGGAAAG AGTTCCAGAGGAATGTGCTGTTTGTGGATGACGTGCAAAGCGCCCTCCAGGAGGTTCTGAGGGGACTCAAGTTTTTAGGACACAACGTCTACAGCCCCTACTTCCACCCTattg ACTTTGAGATTGTGCTTGACGCAGAAGGGCAGCCGGTCCCCAACTCAGCAATGAGGCTCCTCAACCCTGAGGAATTTGGTTATCAAAG GGTTGCAGTGATGCTGATCGCTAACCAGCAGCTGTGTGCCAACAGTCACAGACGGCGGGGCCAGTACCTCAGGGACAGACGACACCTGGAGATGCTGGGCTACAGAGTGGAGGAG ATCTGCAGATACGACTGGAACTCGATGGCTCTGTCTGACTGGGGGGCAAAGGTGAACTTCGTGAGAAACAAGATATTTCCTCGCAGCAAGAAAAGTGGCGCCAAGGAGCAGGAGGCTCCCACCATTTTCACGTCAGAAAGCTCAGCCATGCATCCTTACTGGAGGTGA
- the LOC138974854 gene encoding uncharacterized protein, translating into MPAMNKSSYHRIDKRVNASIVEATDATLNETVEFVREAHRETFPQGRVNAVNDDGEEDGAWEDDDGILWVDVAFDGTWHKRGFSSHYGVGVVVDVLTGYVLDFCVKSTYCHTCVMNKEKLEGMTDAEQLQWKQLHQPDCSINHEGSAKSMERDAALELWGRSVERHNLRYRTMLSDGDSTAFNALAAAQPYGPTRPITKLECTNHLPKRMGTALRKASKDGRLGGRGEGRLTKEKCQRLQNYFRSAILNNLEDQRAMEQAIWATFFHVTSTDEDPHHDRCPAGPASWCFFQRARAEGQPPPPHAGHNGTALSREVSHAVLPIYRRMTNPILLKRAAHGKTQNSNESLHNVMWGHCPKEVFVGKDRVEAAAPPLRLSQSSTEATLHWHRSWTT; encoded by the exons ATGCCAGCGATGAACAAGAGTTCCTATCATCGCATAGACAAACGAGTCAATGCCAGCATTGTGGAAGCTACAGATGCCACACTTAACGAAACAGTGGAGTTTGTGAGGGAAGCCCACAGGGAAACATTTCCTCAAGGCAGAGTGAATGCTGTGAATGATGATGGTGAGGAAGACGGTGCTTGGGAAGATGATGATGGCATTCTCTGGGTGGATGTGGCCTTTGATGGTACATGGCACAAGAGAGGATTTTCCTCACACTATGGAGTTggcgttgttgttgatgttctgACTGGGTATGTGCTGGACTTCTGTGTGAAATCCACATACTGTCACACATGTGTgatgaacaaagaaaaactaGAGGGGATGACCGATGCCGAGCAACTACAGTGGAAGCAGCTTCACCAGCCTGACTGCAGCATTAACCATGAGGGATCTGCCAAGTCTATGGAGAGGGATGCAGCCTTGGAGTTGTGGGGAAG GTCTGTTGAGCGTCACAACCTCAGGTACAGAACTATGCTGTCGGACGGAGATTCCACAGCGTTCAATGCTCTGGCTGCAGCTCAGCCCTACGGTCCCACACGTCCCATCACCAAGCTGGAATGTACCAACCACCTCCCCAAGAGAATGGGCACAGCTCTCCGCAAGGCATCAAAGGATGGAAGGCTTggtggaagaggggaggggcGACTAACCAAGGAAAAGTGCCAACGCTTGCAAAACTACTTCCGTAGCGCGATCCTCAACAACCTTGAAGATCAGCGAGCCATGGAGCAGGCGATCTGGGCCACTTTCTTCCATGTGACTTCAACTGACGAGGACCCTCACCACGACAGATGTCCAGCCGGGCCAGCCTCATggtgcttttttcaaagagccAGGGCAGAAGGgcaaccaccacctccacacGCAGGGCACAACGGCACTGCCTTGTCCAGGGAAGTATCACATGCTGTTCtgcccatctacaggagaatgACAAATCCCATTCTTCTCAAGCGCGCGGCCCATGGCAAGACTCAGAACAGTAATGAGTCTCTCCACAATGTCATGTGGGGACACTGCCCCAAAGAAGTCTTTGTTGGGAAAGACCGGGTGGAAGCAGCCGCGCCACCGCTGAGGCTGTCGCAAAGTTCAACAGAGGCAACTTTGCACTGGCACAGGTCATGGACGACATGA